Below is a genomic region from Chloroflexota bacterium.
GCTGCCAGGGCGGGTAGGGTCAGGGTGCTGTCACCGCCGAAAACCAGGGCGATGGGCAAGAGTGTCAATGCCCCCATGGTGGCTGCTGCTGTGGTCACGATCAGGGGTGGATAGGCCTCCAGGAGTCGCCCACCGATCACAAAATAAAAGGCACCCATCAGGGCGGAAAGAAGCACAAGCAGGTCGCCAAAAGCTGTGGAAAGATCGAAATCCAGGAGGAAGCCATTGGCGCTGACAACCCAGGCACCCACCAAGGCCAACACGATTCCGATCCAACCGGCAAGGCCGACCTGCTGGCCAAAAAAGATTGTTGCTAACAGGGCAGTGAATATGGGAACTGTGTTTGCCAGGAGCCCAGTGTTGACAGCGCTCGTGTGCGCCTGACCAGCGATCTGCAGCCCGTAGAGCAAGGTTACACCCACCATGGACAATAAAAAAAACGAGAAAAACTCTGAGCGGATCGCGCCGCGGAACTCATTCATCTGGTCACGACGAATCAACAGGAAAACTGTCAGAACGGCGGTCACGAGCCATCGGCCAGTTACTACAGCGGCAGGGTTAAGATCTCTCAGGGCGATCTCATTGAGGATGAAGCTTGAGGCCCAGAGGGTGAGCAGCGAGGCAAGCTTAATCCACCGGACGGCAACCATGCCAGGCATTCGAATATCCAGCCGACCGTTAAGCGGGCTGGTACCGCTCCCGCCGGCTATCGAGGTCTTCCAGGTGAAGTGACAGAGCCTGGGAGGAGCTGTCGGAACCCATGGAGATGCCGTAAATCGTGTCCGCTGCTTCAATGGTGCCGCGGTTATGAGTAATGATAATGAACTGGAGGTCTTTTGCGGCCTCCTTGATCGCGGCGCGGAAGCGATTGACATTGGCCTCGTCCAATGCGGCGTCAACCTCATCCAGGATGCAGAACGGTGGAGGGCTGACCTCCAGAATACTCAGAATCAGCGCCGCCGCGGTGAGACTTCGTTCGCCACCGCTGAGCAGCGGCAATGCCATCGTGCGTTTTCCCGGAGGACGCGCAATGATCTCGATCCCACTGTGCATGGGGTCATCCGGTTCGTTTAGCTCAAGTCTGGCCGTGCCGCCGCCAAACAGGGTGGTAAACTTCTCCTTGAATTCCCGCGCGACTGCCTGGAAGGTGACCATGAACTCTCGTTGCATCACTTCGTTGAGCTCCTGGATAACCTCTTCCAGGGTGTCCGCTGCCTGTTCCAGGTCAGTCGCCTGGCCCGTCAAAAACTCATGCCGATCGCGGGCTTCCTGGTATTCCTCAGGAGCATTGGGATTGACGCTGCCCAGGCGATTGTATTGCGATCGCAGCTTGCGAATGTCTTTTTCGACCCGCTCCGGGAGTTCTTCGATGACCGGCAGGCGTTCTATGATCGGCCGGATCGGCAGGGGTGGCTGGGAGTCGACCTGCTCCGGTTCATCCAACTCTACCAGGCCGACATCATGTTCGATCTCGCTACGCAGGTGGGTCAGTTCATCGGTGGCTCGTTGCAGGGCCAATTGGGCCTTGTTGGAAATTTGCTCCTCATACTGAAGATGGCGACGGTGCTGCGATTCCTCTTCTGCCAGGGCATTTCGTTCCGTGTCAATAGTCGAGAGTTCTTTTTCAGCTGGATCGATGCGATTGGCGTACTCATCAATTTGCGCGCCCAGAGTCTCATCCTGGAGCTGCAGATTACCCAACCTGGCGGCCAGGGCTTCCTGTTCTGCCACTAAGCCGTCGGCCCGGGCCTGCTTGAAACGAATCTCTTGCTGCAACTGGTTCAAGCTTCGCTGCTGATTGGACAGGATGGCTTGCTCGCTGGCAACCCGGGCTGCAACGACGCTCGCCGCGGAACGTTGTTCCATCAGATCGGCAACCATTTCCCGGGGATCCAAGCCCGTCAGCTCGCGCTCAGCCTCTGTGACGGTCAGCTGCGCTTCCTGGATCGCCTCGGCTAATTGAGATATCCTTGTTTGCGCCTCCAACTTTCGCGTCGAAAGGCCTTCCTGCTCCTGGTGGGCCTGGGACAGTCGTTGATTTCGCCAATCCAATTCCTGGGCGATCTGGGTTGCCTGGCCCTGAAGTTTGGCCAGCGCCGCGGTCTGGGTCTGCTGTTGCCTGGAAGCGTCGGCCAGCTCGTGATCAAGGTTGTTTAGCGACTGTCGCTGATCCTGGATTGCCTGCTGCAGGGCAGCCAACTGGGCTTGTTGCTCAGAGACCTCTTTCTCGGCCTGGCGAAGCGCTTGGGGCAATTCCCTCAGAGACCGTTCTCTTGCCAGCACCCCTTTGTCCCTGCGCGCGGCACGGCTGCCGCCACTCACACTGCCCCCTGGACGTACGATATCTCCTTCAAGCGTGACAATGGTTGGTCGATTCTGTCCGGCACCGCGAACGCGGCGGGCGACAGCCAGGTTTTCGGTGACCACCACGCGACCGAGTAGATAATCCACCAACTGGCCCAACTGGGGATCGGCCTTGACCAGATCAGCACCGACGCCAATGACACCCGCGCCGGAGGGCACTGAGATTGGCCGGCCAGGCCGAATCGTGTCCAACGGCAGGAAAGTTGCCCTGCCGCCGCTTGTGCGCTTCAACCAGGCAATTGCCTTTTCGGCGTCTTGCCAGCGATCGACAACAATGTCCTGCAGGCGGCCGCCCAGCGCGGTTTCAATGGCAAGCTCCAGCCGTTCCGGCACGTCGATCTGGTCAGCAACCGTGCCAATGATTCCCGAGAGTTCTGAGGATGAGCTACCGAGACCGCGGAGGACGGACCGGGCGCCACCACCATAGCCTTCGCCTTCATCTTTGAGCCGCTGCAGCAATTCCAGTTGATCTCTCAAACGGTCTGCCCGGCGTTGACCCTGGGCCAGCTGCGATGCCCATTCCGACGATTGCGCCTCGTTTCTATCAATCGCCTGCACCAGTGTCCCGCGTTGTTCTGCCAACGTCTGTCCCTCTGCCTCCAGTTGGGACAGTTGGGCCTCCAGCGAAGCGACCTGGGGCAGGAATTCCTGGTGACGGGAAACCGATGCCTGCAATTCCTCCTCTAAACGAGTGATCTCCGCCACCAGGGTCTGGCGCCGGCCTTCCTGCTCTACCAGGCTTCGCTCGTAGCCTATCTGCTCGGTTTGCAGCTCGGATGCAAGCTTTTGTGCGTCGGCCAGCGCAATCCCATGCCTTCGTCGGGTAGCCTCAGCAGCGTCGACTCCCGCCTGGGCCTCCTGGATACGGCTCTCCAGTTGCTGGAGATTTTCCTGCTCACTTGACAGCGCGGCCTGGGCAACCTGGACATGTTCGACCTGAGCTTGCCGTCGTTCCTGCATGGGATCGAGTTCGGCCAGCAGGTCGTCCCGGCGTTCGGCCAGCTGACGTTTGCGCTCTGAACCCACCGCCAGCTCGCGTTGCATGGCTTCCGCCTGGCGATGCAGGGTGCTGCTTGCCCGGTGCCAGTCCCCCAGTTTGTTTCGCAGGAAGGCATGGCGTTCGCGCAGGGTGGTGTGCTGGCCGTCCAGCTGACGCAGCGTTTCCTGGCGGGCTTTGACCACTGCACCGGTCGAGGTCTCCTCCTCGCGCGCCAGCGCCAGACTGTTCCGGCTGCGATTCCATCGGTATCCATACCACACCCGCAGCTGAGTATCGAGATCGGCCTGAACCTGA
It encodes:
- a CDS encoding DMT family transporter encodes the protein MPGMVAVRWIKLASLLTLWASSFILNEIALRDLNPAAVVTGRWLVTAVLTVFLLIRRDQMNEFRGAIRSEFFSFFLLSMVGVTLLYGLQIAGQAHTSAVNTGLLANTVPIFTALLATIFFGQQVGLAGWIGIVLALVGAWVVSANGFLLDFDLSTAFGDLLVLLSALMGAFYFVIGGRLLEAYPPLIVTTAAATMGALTLLPIALVFGGDSTLTLPALAAVLILGIGPGLLANLWWWETAEWLTANRAAVYIYLIPLITMVFAMLFLGETITQAQLMGTFLVLGGVWLAERSISSISGEP
- the smc gene encoding chromosome segregation protein SMC — its product is MKTDPENDQEPERTPMEAEIDIDPNDTTKPMRLKQLELHGYKTFAGKTNFHFKGGLTAIVGPNGSGKSNISDAIQWVLGEQSFTRLRAKRSEDMIFSGSNERARLGMAQASLTLDNTDGWLAVDYGEVVITRRAYRSGENEYYLNGTRVRLKDINQLLSQSGLAKRTYTMIGQGLVDQALSLRPDERRALLEEAAGITGHQAKRDTALRQLAETRRNLERVRDILNEIEPRLRYLKTQATRAEKRFQVQADLDTQLRVWYGYRWNRSRNSLALAREEETSTGAVVKARQETLRQLDGQHTTLRERHAFLRNKLGDWHRASSTLHRQAEAMQRELAVGSERKRQLAERRDDLLAELDPMQERRQAQVEHVQVAQAALSSEQENLQQLESRIQEAQAGVDAAEATRRRHGIALADAQKLASELQTEQIGYERSLVEQEGRRQTLVAEITRLEEELQASVSRHQEFLPQVASLEAQLSQLEAEGQTLAEQRGTLVQAIDRNEAQSSEWASQLAQGQRRADRLRDQLELLQRLKDEGEGYGGGARSVLRGLGSSSSELSGIIGTVADQIDVPERLELAIETALGGRLQDIVVDRWQDAEKAIAWLKRTSGGRATFLPLDTIRPGRPISVPSGAGVIGVGADLVKADPQLGQLVDYLLGRVVVTENLAVARRVRGAGQNRPTIVTLEGDIVRPGGSVSGGSRAARRDKGVLARERSLRELPQALRQAEKEVSEQQAQLAALQQAIQDQRQSLNNLDHELADASRQQQTQTAALAKLQGQATQIAQELDWRNQRLSQAHQEQEGLSTRKLEAQTRISQLAEAIQEAQLTVTEAERELTGLDPREMVADLMEQRSAASVVAARVASEQAILSNQQRSLNQLQQEIRFKQARADGLVAEQEALAARLGNLQLQDETLGAQIDEYANRIDPAEKELSTIDTERNALAEEESQHRRHLQYEEQISNKAQLALQRATDELTHLRSEIEHDVGLVELDEPEQVDSQPPLPIRPIIERLPVIEELPERVEKDIRKLRSQYNRLGSVNPNAPEEYQEARDRHEFLTGQATDLEQAADTLEEVIQELNEVMQREFMVTFQAVAREFKEKFTTLFGGGTARLELNEPDDPMHSGIEIIARPPGKRTMALPLLSGGERSLTAAALILSILEVSPPPFCILDEVDAALDEANVNRFRAAIKEAAKDLQFIIITHNRGTIEAADTIYGISMGSDSSSQALSLHLEDLDSRRERYQPA